A single window of Anomaloglossus baeobatrachus isolate aAnoBae1 chromosome 5, aAnoBae1.hap1, whole genome shotgun sequence DNA harbors:
- the LOC142310143 gene encoding heat shock protein beta-11-like yields the protein MLCLYVQRKHDPWKSFVQPLWPASSDIFTKMEEDMIRTIEEIKGNMRRMELFHQQLMEEMVFEDNKPQPLMPSGDIISSDGGFTLSLCVQDFSPHELTVKLFGRKLLVTGANETKADDGNGSFSFKCQIFRKEADLPQDVRAEDMRCILTSDGQLKIEAPWQNAPALKERNVPIQLTTVQAKQQKTEDGKDTRNNQNSKT from the coding sequence ATGTTGTGCCTTTATGTTCAGAGGAAACATGATCCATGGAAGTCCTTCGTACAACCTTTATGGCCAGCCTCCTCAGACATCTTTACCAAGATGGAGGAGGACATGATACGAACAATTGAGGAGATAAAAGGCAACATGAGACGTATGGAACTGTTCCACCAGCAGTTGATGGAGGAGATGGTCTTTGAAGATAATAAGCCTCAACCACTGATGCCTTCTGGTGATATAATTTCCAGTGATGGTGGTTTTACACTTTCCTTGTGTGTTCAGGACTTTTCTCCCCATGAGCTCACAGTTAAACTGTTTGGAAGAAAACTTTTGGTTACTGGAGCCAACGAAACAAAAGCAGATGATGGGAACGGTTCCTTTTCCTTCAAGTGCCAGATCTTTAGGAAAGAGGCAGATCTTCCTCAAGATGTACGAGCAGAAGATATGAGATGCATTTTAACCTCTGATGGCCAACTGAAAATAGAGGCTCCGTGGCAGAATGCTCCAGCTCTGAAGGAGAGGAATGTGCCCATCCAACTTACAACTGTACAagcaaaacaacaaaaaacagaggATGGCAAAGACACAAGGAATAACCAAAACTCCAAAACTTAA